A section of the Elizabethkingia anophelis R26 genome encodes:
- a CDS encoding MFS transporter, translated as MITENTKNNKKVMKAWAFYDWANSVYSLVITSTIFPIYYAILTTAYEKNEYVTESHKWIKVPVRNTIKLFGNEYHPDAVYGYSLTISFLIVVLLSPILSALADTIGNKKSFLQFFCYLGATSCMGLALFTSMHTVFLGLLFSITASVGFWGSLVFYNSFLPDIATPDQQDALSAKGYIYGYIGSVILVVICLLLIMVVAQTPKQAMILTRISFLLTGAWWFGFSQYTFKHLPKFGKLTDKLPKDIVLLNIKNFFKTHKDNGGYAHVVKENILFYKEITKESFRELFRVGNKLFTTPNLKYFLISFFFYSVGMQTIFLMATLFGKSEINLSQEKLILTLIVIQIEAIIGAIFFSWLSRKIGNKNVISIAVILWMVACLSAYYLNKENPNVEYQFYGVAGIVGLVMGGLQAMSRSTFSKLLPQDSMENTTYFSFYDVLEKVAIILGTFIFATLIEKYNNMRYAALSMTIFFGIGLIFIRFLKLKTKK; from the coding sequence ATGATAACAGAGAATACCAAAAACAACAAAAAGGTAATGAAGGCCTGGGCCTTCTATGACTGGGCGAATTCAGTATATTCATTAGTTATAACATCAACTATTTTTCCTATTTATTATGCTATTCTTACAACAGCATATGAGAAAAATGAATATGTTACAGAAAGTCATAAATGGATAAAAGTTCCGGTAAGGAATACCATTAAACTTTTTGGCAATGAATACCACCCGGATGCTGTTTATGGCTATTCTCTTACCATATCATTTCTGATTGTGGTATTGTTATCACCTATTTTGTCAGCTTTAGCCGATACTATAGGGAATAAAAAATCTTTCCTGCAGTTCTTCTGTTATCTGGGTGCTACTTCTTGTATGGGATTAGCATTATTTACCAGTATGCACACTGTTTTTCTAGGATTATTATTCAGTATTACAGCCAGTGTAGGTTTCTGGGGAAGTTTGGTATTTTATAATTCATTCCTGCCGGATATTGCAACACCTGATCAGCAGGATGCATTGTCTGCTAAAGGATATATCTATGGTTATATAGGTTCTGTAATACTTGTTGTGATCTGTTTATTGCTAATTATGGTAGTAGCACAAACGCCGAAACAGGCGATGATACTTACACGTATCAGCTTCCTGTTAACAGGAGCGTGGTGGTTTGGTTTTTCCCAATACACTTTTAAGCATCTTCCGAAATTTGGGAAACTGACAGACAAACTACCAAAAGATATAGTATTACTGAATATCAAAAATTTCTTCAAAACCCATAAGGATAACGGCGGTTATGCCCACGTTGTAAAGGAAAATATTCTTTTCTATAAAGAAATTACAAAAGAAAGCTTCAGAGAATTGTTCAGAGTAGGGAATAAGTTGTTCACAACACCCAACCTGAAGTACTTCCTTATAAGCTTCTTCTTTTATAGTGTAGGAATGCAGACAATCTTCTTAATGGCAACATTATTTGGTAAAAGTGAAATTAACCTTTCTCAGGAAAAATTAATCCTTACCCTTATTGTGATCCAGATTGAAGCAATAATAGGAGCTATATTCTTCTCATGGTTGTCCAGAAAAATTGGAAACAAGAATGTAATCAGTATTGCTGTTATATTATGGATGGTGGCATGTTTATCTGCTTATTATCTGAACAAAGAAAACCCTAATGTGGAATATCAGTTCTATGGCGTTGCCGGAATTGTAGGACTTGTAATGGGAGGTCTACAGGCAATGTCCCGTTCTACATTTAGTAAGTTATTGCCACAAGACAGTATGGAGAATACAACTTATTTCAGCTTTTATGATGTACTGGAAAAAGTAGCAATCATATTAGGTACTTTTATATTTGCTACACTTATAGAAAAGTACAACAATATGAGATATGCAGCTCTTTCGATGACAATCTTCTTTGGAATTGGGTTAATATTTATCCGTTTTTTGAAGCTAAAAACAAAGAAATAA
- a CDS encoding sigma-70 family RNA polymerase sigma factor — MRQLKITKQVTNRETASLDKYLQEIGKVELITADEEVDLAQKIRAGDRVALEKLIKANLRFVVSVSKQYQNQGLSLPDLINEGNLGLMKAAKRYDETRGFKFISYAVWWIRQSILQALAEQSRIVRLPLNKIGSINKINKAYAHLEQENERPPSPEELAEVLDMSEEDIKESMKNSGRHLSMDAPLVEGEDSNLYDVLRSGESPSPDKDLMLESLQIEIERALNTLTPREADLVRLYFGLNGKHPMTLEEIGETFDLTRERVRQIKEKAIKRLKHNSRSKILKSYLGK; from the coding sequence ATGAGACAACTTAAAATTACCAAGCAGGTTACCAACAGGGAAACTGCATCGTTGGACAAGTACCTTCAGGAAATCGGAAAAGTAGAATTGATTACAGCTGATGAAGAGGTAGATTTAGCACAGAAAATTCGCGCAGGAGACAGAGTAGCTTTAGAAAAATTAATTAAAGCTAACCTTCGTTTCGTGGTTTCTGTATCTAAACAGTACCAGAATCAAGGACTTTCTCTTCCCGATTTGATTAACGAAGGGAATCTTGGTTTAATGAAAGCTGCGAAACGTTATGACGAGACCAGAGGGTTTAAGTTTATTTCTTATGCGGTATGGTGGATTCGTCAGTCTATTCTTCAGGCATTGGCAGAACAGTCAAGAATTGTTCGTCTTCCTTTAAACAAGATTGGTTCTATTAATAAAATTAATAAAGCCTACGCTCACTTAGAGCAGGAAAATGAAAGACCGCCTTCACCAGAAGAATTGGCAGAAGTATTAGACATGAGTGAAGAGGATATTAAGGAATCTATGAAAAACTCAGGTCGTCACCTTTCCATGGATGCTCCATTAGTTGAGGGTGAAGATTCTAACCTTTACGACGTTCTTCGCTCAGGTGAATCTCCTTCTCCGGATAAAGATTTGATGCTTGAATCTCTGCAGATTGAAATAGAAAGAGCATTGAATACTTTAACACCAAGAGAAGCAGATTTAGTAAGATTGTACTTCGGGTTAAACGGTAAACACCCTATGACTCTTGAAGAGATCGGAGAAACATTTGATCTGACCAGAGAACGTGTACGTCAGATTAAAGAAAAAGCTATTAAGAGATTAAAGCATAACAGCAGAAGCAAAATTCTTAAATCTTATTTAGGAAAGTAA
- the rpe gene encoding ribulose-phosphate 3-epimerase, translated as MKNKLIAPSVLSADFGNLQRDIEMINNSEADWFHVDVMDGRFVPNISFGFPVMKAIKKYAKKFIDVHLMILEPEKYVEEFVKEGADLVTVHYEACTHLHRVIHQIKDLGAKAGVVLNPATPVSVLEDIIVDVDLVLLMSVNPGFGGQKFIENTYKKIHQTKALIEKYNSKALIEIDGGVNQHNAAKLFEAGADVLVAGNAVFSAEDPAAMIEELKK; from the coding sequence ATGAAAAACAAACTAATTGCTCCGTCGGTACTTTCGGCAGACTTCGGAAATCTGCAGAGAGATATTGAAATGATTAACAACAGCGAGGCAGACTGGTTTCATGTGGATGTAATGGACGGACGTTTTGTACCTAACATTTCTTTTGGTTTTCCTGTAATGAAAGCTATTAAAAAATATGCTAAGAAATTCATTGATGTGCATTTAATGATCTTAGAACCTGAAAAGTATGTGGAAGAATTTGTAAAAGAAGGTGCAGATTTGGTTACGGTTCATTATGAAGCATGCACTCACCTGCACAGAGTAATCCACCAGATTAAAGATTTAGGAGCAAAAGCTGGTGTTGTACTGAATCCTGCTACTCCGGTGTCTGTTTTGGAAGATATTATTGTGGATGTAGATTTAGTACTTTTAATGAGCGTGAATCCTGGTTTCGGAGGACAGAAGTTTATAGAAAATACTTACAAAAAGATCCATCAGACAAAAGCATTGATTGAGAAATATAATTCTAAGGCTTTAATTGAAATTGATGGCGGCGTAAACCAACATAATGCTGCTAAACTTTTTGAAGCAGGAGCAGATGTATTAGTTGCAGGAAATGCTGTATTCTCTGCGGAGGATCCAGCAGCTATGATTGAAGAATTGAAGAAGTAA
- a CDS encoding nucleoside-diphosphate kinase, which produces MSGQITFTMIKPDAVADGHIGAILGKITEAGFKIKAMKLTQLTVADAKKFYEVHAERPFYGELVDFMSSGPIVAAVLEKENAVEDFRKLIGATNPAEAAEGTIRKMFARSVGENAVHGSDSDENALIEASFHFAGREIF; this is translated from the coding sequence ATGTCAGGACAAATTACCTTTACGATGATTAAGCCAGATGCAGTAGCAGACGGTCACATCGGAGCAATTTTAGGAAAAATTACAGAAGCAGGATTTAAGATCAAAGCAATGAAGTTAACTCAACTTACTGTTGCTGATGCTAAAAAATTCTATGAAGTACACGCAGAAAGACCTTTTTACGGAGAATTAGTAGACTTCATGTCTTCTGGACCTATCGTTGCTGCTGTTCTTGAAAAAGAAAATGCTGTAGAAGACTTCAGAAAACTTATCGGTGCTACAAACCCTGCTGAAGCTGCTGAAGGAACAATCAGAAAAATGTTTGCAAGATCAGTTGGTGAAAATGCAGTACACGGATCAGATTCTGATGAAAATGCTCTAATTGAAGCTTCTTTCCACTTTGCTGGAAGAGAAATTTTCTAA
- a CDS encoding acetyl-CoA C-acyltransferase gives MKEVFIVSAVRTPMGSFMGSLSGVPATQLGAVAIKGALDKINLNPAEIQDVYMGNVLQAGEGQAPAKQAALGAGLPNTTPTTAVNKVCASGMKAVMMAAQAVKAGDVEAIVAGGMENMSQVPHYIDGRNGVKLGDIKLQDGLLKDGLTDVYSKQHMGNCAELCAKEYKITREEQDAFAIQSYERSAKAWSEGKFKEEVVPVSIPQRKGEPIIFAEDEEYKNVKFDKIPTLPTVFQKENGTVTAANASTLNDGASALVLMSKEKMESLGLKPLAKIVSYADAAQAPEWFTTAPAKALPIALAKANLTINDIDFFEFNEAFSVVGLANNKILGLDAAKVNVNGGAVALGHPLGSSGSRIIVTLINVLKQNNAKYGAAAICNGGGGASAIVIENI, from the coding sequence ATGAAAGAAGTATTCATCGTATCTGCAGTAAGAACTCCTATGGGAAGTTTTATGGGAAGCCTTTCAGGTGTTCCTGCTACGCAGCTAGGAGCAGTGGCCATAAAAGGAGCTTTAGATAAAATCAATTTAAATCCTGCAGAAATTCAGGATGTATACATGGGAAATGTATTACAGGCAGGAGAAGGACAGGCACCGGCAAAACAGGCTGCATTAGGAGCTGGTCTTCCGAATACAACACCAACTACAGCAGTAAACAAAGTTTGTGCATCTGGTATGAAAGCGGTTATGATGGCCGCGCAGGCTGTAAAAGCTGGAGATGTTGAGGCTATAGTAGCAGGAGGTATGGAGAATATGTCTCAGGTTCCACATTATATTGACGGAAGAAATGGTGTAAAACTGGGGGATATCAAATTACAGGACGGCCTTCTGAAAGATGGCCTTACCGATGTATACAGCAAACAACACATGGGCAACTGTGCCGAATTGTGTGCTAAAGAATACAAGATTACCCGTGAAGAACAGGATGCATTTGCTATTCAGTCTTATGAGCGTTCTGCAAAAGCATGGTCAGAGGGGAAATTCAAAGAAGAAGTTGTTCCTGTTAGTATTCCGCAAAGAAAAGGAGAACCGATAATCTTCGCTGAAGATGAAGAATATAAAAATGTAAAATTCGACAAAATTCCTACATTACCAACTGTATTCCAAAAAGAAAACGGTACTGTTACAGCAGCTAATGCTTCTACATTAAATGATGGAGCTTCAGCTTTAGTATTAATGTCCAAAGAAAAAATGGAAAGCTTAGGCCTTAAGCCTTTGGCAAAGATAGTTTCTTATGCTGATGCTGCACAAGCTCCTGAATGGTTTACTACAGCACCGGCAAAAGCTTTACCAATTGCCTTAGCTAAAGCTAACTTAACAATTAATGATATCGATTTCTTCGAATTCAACGAGGCGTTTTCTGTTGTTGGACTGGCTAATAACAAAATTTTAGGTCTGGATGCTGCTAAAGTAAACGTAAATGGTGGAGCAGTAGCATTAGGACACCCACTGGGAAGTTCAGGTTCCAGAATTATTGTAACCCTTATCAATGTCCTTAAACAAAACAATGCTAAGTATGGAGCTGCTGCTATTTGCAATGGTGGAGGCGGAGCATCTGCTATTGTTATAGAGAACATCTAA
- a CDS encoding PepSY-like domain-containing protein, which produces MKKVFLTLLSVFTLSTAFISCNDGGDVAIETQEVKSTDLPAKAQALIRTSYADVQVKEVRRADLGDNKFFYAAELADGSRLDFDTNGDWVTIDSRVKAVHATAVPANISSYVKTNYPSKDIMYINKNVKGYFVKLTTNIKLSFDANGNFVSNDW; this is translated from the coding sequence ATGAAAAAAGTATTTTTGACCCTTTTAAGTGTTTTTACACTAAGCACCGCATTTATTTCCTGCAATGATGGTGGAGATGTTGCAATTGAGACCCAGGAAGTAAAATCAACTGATTTACCTGCAAAGGCTCAGGCGCTTATCAGAACATCATATGCAGATGTTCAGGTTAAAGAGGTAAGAAGAGCTGATTTGGGAGATAACAAATTTTTCTATGCTGCTGAATTAGCTGATGGCAGCAGACTGGACTTTGATACAAATGGAGACTGGGTAACAATTGATAGTAGAGTAAAAGCTGTTCATGCAACTGCTGTACCTGCAAATATTTCTTCATATGTAAAAACAAATTATCCTTCCAAGGACATTATGTACATTAACAAAAATGTAAAAGGTTACTTTGTTAAACTTACAACCAACATCAAGTTAAGCTTCGATGCTAACGGAAACTTTGTAAGCAACGACTGGTAG